The following coding sequences lie in one Glycine soja cultivar W05 chromosome 16, ASM419377v2, whole genome shotgun sequence genomic window:
- the LOC114389690 gene encoding germin-like protein subfamily 1 member 7, which produces MKVVYFLVAILALTSSLVSASDPSPLQDFCVAAKEKDGVFVNGKFCKDPKLVKPEDFFLHVEPGNTDNPNNAQVTPVSVDQLPGLNTLGISLARIDFAPKGINPPHTHPRATEILLVLEGTLYVGFVTSNQDGNRLFTKVLNKGDVFVFPIGLIHFQLNVGYGNAVAIAALGSQNAGTITIANALFKANPPISPEVLTKAFQVDQKIIDELQKKSWYNTN; this is translated from the exons atgaaggtTGTGTACTTCCTTGTTGCCATCTTGGCTTTGACATCCTCTCTTGTCTCTGCCTCTGACCCTAGTCCTCTTCAAGATTTTTGTGTGGCAGCCAAAGAAAAAGATGGTG TATTTGTGAACGGAAAATTTTGCAAAGACCCTAAGCTTGTCAAACCTGAAGATTTCTTCCTACATGTGGAACCCGGGAACACTGACAACCCAAATAATGCACAAGTTACTCCTGTGTCTGTTGATCAACTACCGGGACTAAACACGCTTGGCATATCTTTGGCTCGCATAGATTTTGCACCAAAGGGTATAAACCCTCCCCACACTCACCCTCGAGCCACCGAAATCCTTTTAGTCCTTGAAGGAACTCTCTATGTTGGATTTGTCACTTCCAATCAAgatggaaatcgtctctttacCAAAGTGTTGAACAAGGGTGATGTGTTTGTGTTCCCAATTGGTCTCATTCATTTCCAACTCAATGTGGGATATGGCAATGCTGTTGCCATTGCTGCTCTTGGCAGTCAAAATGCAGGAACTATCACTATTGCAAATGCTTTGTTTAAAGCCAATCCACCTATTTCTCCTGAGGTTCTCACCAAAGCTTTTCAAGTGGATCAGAAAATAATTGATGAGCTTCAGAAGAAATCATGGTACAACACGAACTAG
- the LOC114389575 gene encoding germin-like protein subfamily 1 member 7 has product MKVVYLLVALLALTSTVVSAYDPSPLQDFCVAAKEKDGVFVNGKFCKDPKLVKAEDFFRHVEPGKTDNPLGSNVTQVFVDQLPGLNTLGIGLARIDFAPKGLNAPHTHPRGTEILIVLEGTLYVGFVTSNQDGNRLFTKVLNKGDVFVFPIGLIHFQLNVGYGNAVAIAGLSSQNPGAITIANALFKANPPISSEVLTKAFQVDKSIIDYLQKQSWYDNNN; this is encoded by the exons atgaagGTTGTCTACTTGCTTGTTGCCCTCTTGGCTTTGACATCAACTGTTGTCTCTGCCTATGACCCTAGTCCTCTGCAAGATTTTTGTGTGGCAGCCAAAGAAAAAGATGGTG TATTTGTGAACGGGAAATTCTGCAAGGACCCCAAGCTTGTCAAAGCAGAAGATTTCTTCAGACATGTGGAACCTGGGAAAACTGACAACCCACTAGGTTCAAACGTGACTCAGGTGTTTGTTGATCAACTACCGGGACTAAACACGCTCGGCATAGGTTTGGCTCGCATAGATTTTGCTCCAAAGGGTTTGAACGCTCCCCACACTCACCCTCGCGGCACTGAGATCCTTATAGTCCTTGAGGGTACTCTTTATGTTGGATTTGTGACTTCCAATCAAGATGGAAATCGCCTCTTCACCAAAGTGCTGAACAAGGGTGATGTGTTTGTGTTCCCAATTGGTCTCATTCATTTCCAATTGAATGTGGGATATGGCAATGCTGTTGCCATTGCTGGTCTTAGCAGTCAAAATCCAGGAGCTATCACTATTGCAAATGCTTTGTTTAAAGCTAATCCACCTATTTCTTCTGAGGTTCTCACCAAAGCTTTCCAGGTGGACAAGAGCATAATTGATTATCTTCAAAAGCAATCTTGGTACGACAACAATAACTAA
- the LOC114391108 gene encoding alpha carbonic anhydrase 4-like — protein sequence MILPTYLNFFSVLLLLLILYFSSVLASEAEFSYAKGTSNGPENWWHLNPKWKVCQYGKLQSPIDLRDRWVKVLPQLGELQKVYKPAPAVLKNMGHYITVRWNGDAGQLRINGNYYKLIQFHWHTPSEHTLNGLKFDLELHAVHQNSRGETAVIGIWYKIGSPDPFLSKLLNNIKSIRDKDIDLGVINPGDIYFRSRKYYRYVGSLTNPPCTEGVVWSFVKEVKTVSMEQLSALKGAVHHGFEENARPTQALKGRQVWLYNPNY from the exons ATGATCCTCCCCACCTATCTCAACTTCTTCTCTGTGCTCCTCCTACTGCTCATTCTCTATTTCTCTTCTGTCCTTGCATCTGAAGCTG AATTTAGCTACGCTAAAGGAACTAGCAATGGGCCAGAGAATTGGTGGCATCTCAACCCAAAATGGAAAGTATGTCAGTATGGAAAACTACAATCTCCCATTGATCTCCGAGACAGATGGGTGAAAGTTCTTCCTCAACTGGGTGAACTTCAAAAAGTTTACAAACCAGCTCCTGCTGTCCTAAAGAATATGGGTCATTATATCACG GTTCGATGGAACGGGGATGCAGGCCAACTTCGTATAAATGGAAATTACTACAAACTGATTCAATTTCATTGGCATACACCTTCAGAGCACACATTGAATGgattaaa GTTTGATTTGGAGTTGCATGCAGTCCATCAAAACTCTAGAGGAGAAACTGCTGTTATTGGAATATGGTATAAAATTGGCAGTCCAGATCCCTTTCTTTCAAAG CTGCTCaacaacataaaatcaattcgcGACAAGGACATAGATTTAGGAGTAATCAACCCAGGAGACATATATTTTAGAAGCAGAAAGTACTACAGATATGTTGGTTCTCTTACAAATCCACCTTGCACTGAAGGTGTTGTTTGGTCATTCGTGAAGGAG GTGAAAACAGTCTCAATGGAGCAGTTAAGTGCCTTGAAAGGAGCTGTTCATCAT GGatttgaggaaaatgcaaggccaACACAGGCACTTAAAGGAAGACAAGTTTGGTTATATAACCCTAATTATTAA
- the LOC114389720 gene encoding germin-like protein subfamily 1 member 7, translating to MKVVYFLVAILALTSTVVSAYDPSPLQDFCVAAKEKDGVFVNGKFCKDPKLVKAEDFFKHVEPANTANPLGSQVTPVFVDQLPGLNTLGISLARIDYAPKGLNPPHTHPRGTEILIVLEGTLYVGFVTSNQDGNRLFTKVLNKGDVFVFPIGLIHFQLNVGYGNAVAIAGLSSQNPGTITIANALFKANPPISPEVLTKAFQVDKSTIDYLQKQSWYDNNN from the exons atgaaagttGTATACTTCCTTGTTGCTATCTTGGCTTTGACATCCACTGTGGTCTCTGCCTATGACCCTAGTCCTCTGCAAGATTTTTGTGTGGCGGCCAAAGAAAAAGATGGTG TATTTGTGAATGGAAAATTCTGCAAAGATCCCAAGCTTGTGAAAGCTGAAGATTTCTTCAAACATGTGGAACCTGCGAATACTGCGAATCCACTAGGTTCACAAGTGACTCCGGTCTTTGTTGATCAACTACCTGGACTAAACACACTGGGCATATCTTTGGCTCGCATAGATTATGCACCAAAGGGTTTAAACCCTCCCCACACTCATCCTCGTGGTACTGAGATCCTTATAGTACTTGAGGGAACTCTTTATGTTGGATTTGTGACTTCTAATCAAGATGGAAATCGCCTCTTCACCAAAGTGCTGAACAAGGGTGATGTGTTTGTCTTCCCAATTGGTCTCATTCATTTCCAACTCAATGTGGGGTATGGTAATGCTGTTGCCATTGCTGGTCTTAGTAGCCAAAATCCAGGAACTATCACTATTGCAAATGCTTTGTTTAAAGCTAATCCTCCTATTTCTCCTGAGGTTCTCACCAAAGCCTTCCAGGTGGACAAGAGCACAATTGATTATCTTCAAAAGCAATCTTGGTATGACAACAATAACTAG